A window of the Melospiza melodia melodia isolate bMelMel2 chromosome 25, bMelMel2.pri, whole genome shotgun sequence genome harbors these coding sequences:
- the CRABP2 gene encoding LOW QUALITY PROTEIN: cellular retinoic acid-binding protein 2 (The sequence of the model RefSeq protein was modified relative to this genomic sequence to represent the inferred CDS: deleted 1 base in 1 codon), whose amino-acid sequence MPNFSGNWKMKSSENFEELLKALGVNVMLRKIAVAAAAKPAVEIRQDGDGESFYIRTSTPVRTTEIRFRVGEEFEEQTVDGRPCKSLARWEDESKNKMVCEQRLLKGDGPRTGWSREMSNDGELILTMTADDVVCTRVYIRE is encoded by the exons ATGCCCAACTTCTCCGGCAACTGGAAGATGAAGAGCTCGGAGAACTtcgaggagctgctgaaggctcTGG GCGTGAACGTGATGCTGAGGAAGAtcgcggtggcggcggcggccaaGCCGGCGGTGGAGATCCGGCAGGACGGGGACGGCGAGAGCTTCTACATCCGCACGTCCACA CCCGTGCGCACCACCGAGATCCGCTTCAGGGTCGGGGAGGAGTTCGAGGAGCAGACGGTGGATGGGCGGCCCTGCAAG AGCCTGGCCAGGTGGGAGGATGAGAGCAAGAACAAGATGGTGTGCGAGCAGCGCCTGCTCAAGGGAGACGGGCCCAGGACGGGCTGGTCCCGGGAGATGAGCAACGACGGCGAGCTCATCCTG ACCATGACGGCCGATGACGTTGTGTGCACCCGGGTGTACATTCGGGAGTGA